In one Achromobacter spanius genomic region, the following are encoded:
- a CDS encoding pentapeptide repeat-containing protein: protein MSDATQNRDALLQALRAGERLAPDALAGVDFRNADLSGLRLANLDARGARFDSADMRKTVWNRCRLDDVSLDGVALDGASFTACSGHAVSWRETKAIKVWMMDCVWQDADFHLAELTRLAAQNTAFPGARMRTAKVDKAWLSRCDLSGLDLSGAVWRQSHLPDSKLTGSTLAGAVLAQCSFNRVQAADVDFSGLVAPGVSFYQAVLQNARFDSAMLDGAIFDQARLDKASFARASLQGARFYAAQSTGISFGETKLVDADLSHLRVAHADFSRADMTGARLHAAELPDASWRETVLENVRRDDPELRAAELWRPPV from the coding sequence GTGAGTGACGCGACCCAGAACCGCGACGCGCTGCTGCAAGCCTTGCGCGCGGGCGAACGGCTGGCGCCCGACGCGCTGGCCGGCGTCGACTTCCGCAATGCCGACCTGTCCGGCCTGCGCCTGGCCAACCTGGATGCGCGCGGCGCCCGTTTCGATAGCGCCGACATGCGCAAGACCGTCTGGAACCGTTGCCGGCTTGACGACGTCAGCCTGGACGGCGTGGCGTTGGATGGGGCGTCCTTCACCGCCTGCAGCGGCCATGCCGTGTCGTGGCGCGAAACCAAGGCCATCAAGGTCTGGATGATGGACTGCGTGTGGCAGGACGCGGATTTCCACCTGGCTGAACTGACCCGCTTGGCCGCCCAGAACACCGCCTTCCCGGGCGCTCGGATGAGAACGGCCAAAGTCGACAAGGCATGGCTGTCGCGCTGCGACCTGTCCGGCCTGGATCTTTCGGGCGCGGTCTGGCGGCAAAGCCACCTGCCGGACAGCAAATTGACGGGCTCCACGCTGGCTGGCGCCGTGCTGGCGCAATGTTCCTTCAACCGGGTCCAGGCCGCCGATGTCGATTTCAGCGGGTTGGTGGCCCCGGGCGTGTCTTTCTACCAGGCCGTCCTGCAGAACGCGCGCTTCGATAGCGCGATGCTGGACGGCGCCATCTTCGACCAGGCTCGCCTGGACAAAGCCAGCTTCGCGCGAGCCTCGCTGCAAGGCGCCCGCTTTTATGCCGCCCAGTCCACGGGCATCTCGTTCGGCGAGACCAAGCTGGTGGACGCCGACCTGTCGCACCTGCGTGTCGCGCATGCGGATTTCTCGCGGGCCGATATGACAGGCGCGCGCCTGCACGCCGCTGAACTGCCCGATGCTTCGTGGCGCGAAACCGTGCTTGAAAACGTCCGCCGCGATGACCCGGAATTACGCGCCGCCGAACTGTGGCGCCCCCCCGTTTAA
- a CDS encoding DUF3540 domain-containing protein, with protein MNHPLPALDPTVSQPDAAPAYSPDQGARLHHARLVMRDGRRYAALTGAGAIWVTPAAGCLLQPEVGDMALISVAAGQGYILTVLERGAPASAARVEVPGDLQLSLPEGKLTIQAAEGVALDAGPTLEINAEHATVTLDEADLRYRTLNTAGDTAHTQWNTRTDVSVNHLEIANRAEVHLGQSMRRVAGHEDVAAGSQRTVVNDDWSVHAATADLKARDRVAVDAGSVQIG; from the coding sequence ATGAACCATCCACTTCCCGCGTTGGATCCTACCGTCAGCCAGCCTGACGCCGCGCCGGCCTATTCGCCGGACCAGGGCGCCCGCCTGCATCACGCCCGGCTGGTCATGCGCGACGGTCGCCGCTACGCCGCATTGACCGGCGCGGGCGCCATCTGGGTCACCCCCGCCGCGGGCTGCCTGCTGCAACCCGAAGTCGGCGATATGGCGCTCATCAGCGTGGCCGCGGGCCAAGGCTACATCCTGACCGTGCTGGAACGCGGGGCGCCCGCATCCGCCGCTCGGGTCGAAGTGCCGGGCGACCTGCAACTATCGTTGCCGGAGGGAAAGCTGACGATCCAGGCGGCCGAGGGCGTGGCGCTGGATGCCGGCCCCACGCTGGAGATCAATGCCGAGCACGCCACGGTCACGCTGGATGAGGCGGACCTTCGCTACCGGACCTTGAACACCGCGGGCGACACCGCGCATACGCAGTGGAACACCCGCACGGACGTCAGCGTGAACCACCTGGAAATTGCCAACCGCGCCGAAGTGCATCTGGGGCAGAGCATGCGCCGCGTTGCCGGACACGAGGACGTGGCGGCAGGGTCGCAACGCACCGTCGTCAACGACGACTGGTCGGTACATGCCGCAACGGCTGACCTGAAAGCGCGCGACCGGGTGGCCGTGGACGCCGGCTCGGTGCAGATAGGTTGA
- a CDS encoding DUF4150 domain-containing protein, translated as MFMLNNAGAMTTATVPDVCLTPAVPSPIPMPYPNIAMSDMADPGGIVENVLVGGMPALNQASTIMLSNGDQAGAAGGGVACGEIMGEAAFVTGSMKVMVGGPPGVRLTCMTTQNANNTVGIVAAPSQVIVMLVS; from the coding sequence ATGTTCATGCTGAATAACGCCGGTGCGATGACCACGGCAACCGTGCCCGACGTTTGCCTGACGCCCGCGGTGCCGTCGCCAATCCCGATGCCCTACCCCAACATCGCCATGAGCGACATGGCCGACCCGGGCGGCATCGTCGAGAACGTGCTGGTGGGCGGCATGCCCGCGCTGAACCAGGCCAGCACCATCATGCTGAGCAACGGCGACCAGGCCGGCGCGGCGGGTGGCGGCGTGGCCTGCGGCGAGATCATGGGCGAGGCCGCGTTCGTGACCGGCAGCATGAAGGTCATGGTGGGCGGCCCGCCGGGCGTGCGCCTGACCTGCATGACCACGCAGAACGCCAACAACACGGTCGGTATCGTGGCTGCCCCCAGCCAGGTGATCGTTATGCTGGTCAGTTGA
- the tssJ gene encoding type VI secretion system lipoprotein TssJ, giving the protein MFKLQALIPRLLFIALCTLALASCSSLNSMMGGTSEEDALKALKWTYAADGVQIAIEADPKLNQSTDQPHTLALSVVQMEDPSAFAPYAANSAKMSTLLLADAPPKGLLSLDRVFVSPGENRTITLPRVENAKYVGLVAGYFHLDPTRSARLYRIGVEVDSSGIVVKTRNASPEPLKIELHLGADGILQAVGTRTPPVTPTRPVGGLVTPPATTPAAGSPPAKQ; this is encoded by the coding sequence ATGTTCAAGCTCCAGGCTTTGATCCCGCGTCTGTTGTTCATCGCGCTGTGCACCCTTGCGCTGGCCTCATGCAGTTCCCTGAACAGCATGATGGGCGGCACATCGGAAGAGGATGCGCTCAAGGCGCTGAAATGGACGTATGCGGCCGACGGCGTGCAGATCGCCATTGAAGCCGACCCGAAGTTGAATCAATCGACCGACCAGCCGCATACGCTGGCGCTGTCGGTGGTGCAGATGGAAGATCCCAGCGCGTTCGCGCCCTACGCCGCCAATTCGGCCAAGATGTCCACGCTGCTGCTGGCCGACGCCCCGCCCAAGGGCCTGCTGTCGCTCGACCGCGTGTTCGTGTCGCCTGGCGAGAACCGCACGATCACTCTGCCGCGCGTTGAAAACGCCAAGTACGTGGGCCTGGTGGCCGGCTACTTCCATCTGGACCCGACGCGCAGCGCACGGCTGTACCGCATCGGCGTGGAAGTGGATTCAAGCGGCATCGTGGTCAAGACACGCAACGCGTCGCCCGAGCCGCTGAAGATAGAACTACACCTGGGCGCCGACGGCATCCTTCAGGCAGTCGGCACCCGTACGCCGCCCGTCACGCCCACCCGCCCCGTTGGCGGGCTGGTGACGCCCCCCGCGACGACGCCCGCCGCCGGCAGCCCGCCGGCCAAACAATGA
- the tssK gene encoding type VI secretion system baseplate subunit TssK: MSTHLKQPLFWHQGLFLQPHHFQYQDAWTERLLHRQVELTAPWCWGFGALEINEAALASRQVVVDHMALRWQDGTLTEMPGNARIESRRFELAEFSQGPRTLYVGLRRHVVDQVSVQKYENLDDAARAEARLVVPADPQQVPDRYASGPSGRVTLMTYVLRLFWEEEIGALSNYDLMPLARLEQDGEVVRLAPRFVPPCLNLAASTSLQHMLMELRDEVIGRARQLEVFKQPIANRSGEDGQFGPVLALSVLNRYGPQITHLVEARQTHPWAVYGVLRQLAGELSTFSEYCDLLGETRDNQQLVAPYKHNDIGAVFMGVLDLVRRLLNEITIGPEMLVHFEQDGAAGNLFRADMPAAFFGPRHRYYLMARSGLEPKELAEHMVLEAKLGTPDEIETLVTRSLPGIEIIPLQTLPLGMPRRAGSAYFRIESLSDGWDAVVRDGRLSLSLPESPPDLRLELIVIKG, translated from the coding sequence ATGAGCACGCATCTGAAACAACCACTGTTCTGGCATCAGGGCCTGTTCCTGCAGCCCCATCATTTCCAGTATCAGGACGCCTGGACCGAACGCCTGCTGCATCGGCAGGTGGAACTGACCGCGCCTTGGTGCTGGGGCTTCGGCGCCCTGGAAATCAATGAAGCCGCCCTGGCCTCGCGGCAGGTCGTGGTGGACCATATGGCCCTGCGCTGGCAGGACGGCACGCTGACCGAGATGCCGGGGAACGCCCGCATCGAATCACGGCGCTTCGAACTGGCCGAGTTCTCGCAGGGCCCGCGCACGCTGTACGTTGGCCTGCGCCGTCATGTCGTGGACCAGGTCAGCGTACAGAAATACGAAAACCTGGACGACGCGGCGCGCGCAGAGGCGCGGCTGGTGGTGCCGGCCGATCCGCAACAAGTGCCCGACCGCTACGCCAGCGGCCCGTCGGGGCGCGTGACCCTGATGACGTATGTGCTGCGTCTGTTCTGGGAAGAAGAGATTGGCGCGCTAAGCAATTACGACCTGATGCCCCTGGCGCGCCTGGAGCAGGACGGCGAAGTCGTCAGGCTGGCGCCCCGCTTCGTGCCGCCCTGCCTGAACCTGGCCGCGTCCACGTCGCTGCAACACATGCTGATGGAATTGCGCGACGAAGTCATCGGGCGCGCCCGCCAGCTTGAAGTCTTCAAGCAGCCCATTGCCAACCGCTCCGGTGAAGACGGCCAGTTCGGCCCGGTGCTGGCCCTGTCCGTACTGAACCGCTACGGCCCGCAGATCACGCATCTGGTCGAGGCCCGGCAGACCCATCCCTGGGCCGTCTACGGCGTTCTGCGGCAGTTGGCGGGCGAGCTGAGCACGTTCTCGGAATATTGCGACCTGCTTGGCGAAACGCGGGACAACCAGCAACTGGTGGCGCCCTACAAGCACAACGATATCGGCGCCGTGTTCATGGGCGTGCTGGACCTGGTGCGCCGCCTGCTGAACGAGATCACGATCGGGCCCGAGATGCTGGTGCACTTCGAGCAGGATGGCGCCGCGGGCAACCTCTTCCGCGCCGACATGCCGGCCGCGTTCTTCGGCCCCCGTCATCGCTATTACCTGATGGCGCGCAGCGGTCTCGAACCGAAAGAACTGGCCGAACACATGGTGCTGGAAGCCAAGCTCGGCACGCCCGACGAAATCGAAACATTGGTCACGCGCTCACTGCCCGGCATCGAGATCATTCCGCTGCAGACGCTGCCGCTGGGCATGCCGCGCCGTGCGGGCAGCGCCTATTTCCGTATCGAAAGCCTGTCGGATGGCTGGGACGCGGTCGTTCGTGATGGACGCCTGTCGCTGTCGCTACCCGAGTCGCCGCCGGACCTGCGGCTTGAACTGATCGTGATCAAAGGATAG
- a CDS encoding DotU family type IV/VI secretion system protein codes for MRLSNIWIASMELARTAIAGAGADTPADAEVVRNQLKASLDAAVERVQAHGFTAADAQASLFAVVAWIDELAMSRDWAANSSWRLSPLQRHYFSTTRAGVAFFEKLEALPDDAVEVREVYGLALLAGFSGRYTHRPPAELAEYRAALLERIAAERGMAALDPSLPLFPQAGGRARRVAPYRRGIGPSLATFFLVVVPLCLLLGLYLYLDHRVAGEAARVAVPTAPRS; via the coding sequence GTGCGTCTGAGCAATATCTGGATCGCATCCATGGAGTTGGCGCGCACGGCGATCGCGGGCGCGGGCGCCGACACGCCCGCCGACGCCGAGGTGGTGCGCAACCAACTGAAGGCGTCATTGGACGCCGCGGTCGAGCGCGTGCAGGCCCATGGCTTCACCGCCGCCGACGCGCAGGCCAGCCTGTTCGCCGTGGTGGCCTGGATCGACGAACTGGCGATGTCGCGCGACTGGGCGGCCAATTCGTCGTGGCGCTTGTCGCCCTTGCAGCGCCATTACTTCTCGACAACGCGCGCCGGCGTGGCGTTCTTCGAAAAGCTGGAAGCCCTGCCTGATGACGCCGTGGAAGTGCGCGAGGTCTATGGGCTGGCCTTGCTGGCAGGCTTCAGCGGCCGCTACACGCATCGTCCGCCCGCCGAATTGGCGGAGTACCGCGCGGCCCTGCTGGAACGCATCGCCGCCGAGCGCGGCATGGCGGCGCTGGACCCGAGCCTGCCGCTGTTCCCGCAGGCGGGCGGCCGCGCGCGCAGAGTGGCGCCCTACCGCCGCGGCATCGGACCGTCGCTGGCGACCTTTTTCCTGGTGGTCGTGCCGCTGTGCCTGCTGCTGGGTCTGTACCTGTACCTGGACCACCGTGTTGCGGGCGAGGCGGCGCGCGTTGCCGTGCCCACCGCACCCCGTTCCTGA
- a CDS encoding type VI secretion protein IcmF/TssM N-terminal domain-containing protein has protein sequence MIKKLLVAIAWLLGLLLLALACWVLGLYLGWPLWRSIALFLGVLISLVLLRWLRGLWLAWRLRRRLARPVGSTTVSTERLDMDWRAGLSALKQSRLSRFGSPLYVLPWYMVLGPDDAARTELLRRAAGSAPVQGRSDDPAELQWWLLRNGVVLDPTAAMGQEHKVPDSPNWRRLLHWMMRTRRREPLNGLILAFNAAWLSNGADADLNETGQGLRKRLDELTRIYDARIPVYVVLTDCQLLPGFAAWAKSLGPDLTNQAMGFLNPTPTASVGQFINDAFNNIVHRMFDLRVLQGVRGRPEPDVFGLPERLVPLARQLAKVMRPAFQATPYAETPLMQGLFLTGQPAGSDRSQADWFSAGLFNHALPAQRHAWRPVERWRHWRRLLRHAAVVAWLGLCVGVGSLLVHASNTAQDELRAAAAGTSDTPDFSGPMSTDLHALQDERSAIHTLLKRPPWQRHWMPFQRRVNQVERRMMDHYTREFHREVIAANLDPLLISSLPQLAKGNNDMLLAAWAQTLVRRINLIDAALAGRSVYALPAPGSELPLLLASVHQTLRDSMDAILLGDMYRDYLTWQDNQPLLDDERRALRQVLAGLNLTNRPIPWLYSWVDLQGTIKPVRLTDFWNIPDKPNLPFIPAGLTPEGERAAIGFLDELGRATDNSKEWSARRSEFQQHYQSDGLDAWYQFTQIFPRVPDLLADGTARRAVLSSLLTPDDPYQRLIHMLAAVGERLPEASRPDWIVQAGRLDALDGLAQSDKGDTAASALQKIGVVQRFGGEVIKNLPQGGSLGQGISRLRNEGSSLQLLQAYRQGVHDTIVPLQQGDGTAMKAAIEIWSFGHDPNVKSVPLVNARTAIGTLREQQGTAGPRTSVIWDVAEGPMNFVLDYAGRNAGCRLQQQWENTVLSAIQGVTDGELANQLLYGDRGQVKAFLDGDIKNFVDHDSVRYEARTAMDSKIPLNGQFYAFASMTQLRQVTLATQQLHSKRSSDEVQALTQQQGELEKQITKLESTTGTVTLNTVPPQTNADARALPESVNLTLQCASGAITLENLNFPNSAVFPWSLATCGDTTLRIRYSDFELTRQWTGARGFIDFLKEFASGGHRYTPADFPDQKTLLSVADVQWIVVTYRQQGQAPLQSAFAEADRLAAQLQEIKTRLAELQPGTAPGSSMPVPAPASPVPQRIVSYCMGPVNSVDLYMPAPEAAPEAKPAPAAKPPAVKRAPTPAPAKAASSARGPYAVQVGIFSHPESVRATLKKNGYTVQESDITLRGDKYRKIWIDGYATREAAQAAAARIGALLKLKPEVLRQDAER, from the coding sequence ATGATCAAAAAACTGCTTGTCGCGATTGCCTGGCTATTGGGACTGCTACTGCTGGCACTGGCCTGCTGGGTGCTGGGCCTGTACCTGGGCTGGCCTCTCTGGCGCTCCATCGCCCTGTTCCTGGGTGTACTGATCAGCCTTGTGCTGCTGCGCTGGCTGCGCGGGCTATGGCTGGCCTGGCGGCTACGGCGGCGCCTGGCGCGCCCGGTCGGCAGCACCACCGTCAGCACCGAACGGCTGGACATGGACTGGCGCGCGGGCTTGAGCGCACTGAAGCAGTCGCGCCTGTCGCGCTTCGGCTCGCCGCTGTATGTGCTGCCCTGGTATATGGTGCTGGGCCCCGACGATGCCGCCAGGACCGAACTGCTGCGCCGCGCGGCGGGCTCGGCGCCCGTACAGGGCCGTAGCGACGATCCGGCCGAACTGCAATGGTGGCTGCTGCGCAACGGCGTCGTGCTGGACCCCACCGCGGCGATGGGCCAGGAACACAAGGTTCCTGATTCGCCGAATTGGCGCCGTCTGCTGCACTGGATGATGCGCACGCGCCGCCGCGAACCCTTGAACGGCCTGATCCTGGCCTTCAACGCGGCGTGGCTGAGCAACGGCGCCGATGCCGACCTGAACGAGACAGGCCAGGGATTGCGCAAGCGCCTTGATGAACTGACCCGCATCTACGATGCGCGCATTCCTGTGTATGTCGTATTGACCGACTGCCAGTTGCTGCCCGGCTTTGCCGCCTGGGCAAAGAGCCTGGGGCCCGACCTGACCAACCAGGCAATGGGCTTCCTGAATCCCACGCCCACTGCCAGCGTGGGACAGTTCATCAACGATGCCTTCAACAACATCGTGCACCGGATGTTCGACCTGCGCGTGCTGCAAGGCGTGCGGGGCCGGCCCGAGCCCGACGTCTTCGGCCTGCCCGAGCGCCTGGTGCCCCTGGCCCGGCAACTGGCCAAGGTGATGCGACCCGCGTTCCAGGCGACGCCTTATGCCGAAACGCCGTTGATGCAGGGCTTGTTCCTGACCGGGCAACCGGCGGGCAGCGACCGCAGCCAGGCCGACTGGTTCAGCGCCGGCCTGTTCAACCATGCCTTGCCCGCGCAGCGGCACGCATGGCGGCCCGTTGAGCGGTGGCGCCATTGGCGCCGCTTGCTGCGCCATGCCGCCGTGGTGGCGTGGCTGGGCCTGTGCGTGGGCGTAGGGTCGCTGCTGGTGCACGCCAGCAATACCGCTCAGGACGAACTGCGCGCCGCGGCGGCGGGCACGTCGGACACCCCGGATTTCTCGGGACCAATGTCGACGGACCTGCATGCGCTGCAAGACGAACGCAGCGCCATACACACGCTGCTGAAGCGGCCGCCATGGCAGCGCCACTGGATGCCGTTTCAGCGCCGTGTGAACCAGGTCGAGCGCCGCATGATGGACCACTACACGCGTGAATTCCATCGCGAGGTCATCGCCGCCAATCTGGACCCCCTGCTGATCAGCAGCCTGCCGCAGTTGGCCAAGGGCAACAACGACATGCTGCTTGCCGCCTGGGCGCAGACGCTGGTGCGGCGCATCAACCTGATCGATGCCGCCCTCGCGGGCCGTAGCGTGTACGCGCTGCCCGCGCCTGGCAGCGAGCTGCCCCTGCTGCTTGCCAGCGTCCACCAGACGCTGCGCGACTCCATGGACGCCATCCTGCTTGGCGACATGTACCGCGATTACCTGACATGGCAGGACAACCAGCCGCTGCTCGATGACGAGCGACGCGCTCTGCGCCAGGTGCTGGCCGGACTCAACCTGACCAACCGCCCCATCCCCTGGCTTTACTCGTGGGTGGACCTGCAGGGCACCATCAAGCCGGTGCGCCTGACGGACTTCTGGAATATTCCCGACAAGCCGAACCTGCCGTTTATTCCCGCCGGGCTGACGCCCGAGGGCGAGCGCGCCGCCATTGGTTTCCTGGACGAACTGGGACGCGCCACGGACAACAGCAAGGAATGGTCGGCGCGGCGCAGTGAGTTCCAGCAGCATTACCAAAGCGACGGACTGGATGCGTGGTACCAGTTCACCCAGATCTTCCCGCGTGTGCCCGATCTGCTGGCGGACGGCACGGCCCGGCGCGCGGTGCTGTCGTCGCTGCTGACGCCGGACGACCCCTACCAACGCCTGATACACATGCTGGCGGCCGTTGGCGAGCGCCTGCCCGAGGCATCCCGGCCGGACTGGATCGTGCAGGCCGGTCGGCTTGATGCGCTGGACGGACTGGCGCAGTCCGACAAGGGAGACACGGCGGCCAGCGCGCTGCAGAAAATTGGCGTGGTGCAGCGCTTCGGTGGCGAAGTCATCAAGAACCTGCCGCAAGGCGGTTCGCTGGGACAAGGCATTTCGCGCCTGCGCAACGAAGGCAGCTCGCTGCAATTGCTGCAAGCCTATCGCCAGGGCGTGCACGACACCATCGTGCCGCTGCAACAGGGCGACGGCACGGCCATGAAGGCCGCCATCGAGATCTGGTCGTTCGGCCACGATCCCAATGTGAAAAGCGTACCCCTGGTCAATGCCCGCACGGCGATCGGCACGCTGCGCGAGCAACAGGGCACGGCCGGCCCACGCACCAGCGTCATCTGGGATGTTGCCGAAGGGCCGATGAATTTCGTCCTGGATTACGCCGGCCGCAACGCCGGATGCCGCTTGCAGCAGCAATGGGAGAACACCGTCCTGAGCGCCATCCAGGGCGTCACCGACGGCGAGCTTGCCAATCAACTGCTGTATGGCGACCGTGGCCAGGTCAAAGCCTTCCTGGATGGCGACATCAAGAATTTCGTGGACCACGATAGCGTGCGTTATGAAGCGCGCACGGCAATGGACAGCAAGATCCCCCTGAACGGCCAGTTCTACGCGTTTGCCAGCATGACGCAGTTGCGCCAGGTGACGTTGGCCACGCAGCAACTGCATTCCAAGCGCTCATCCGATGAAGTCCAGGCGCTGACGCAGCAACAGGGCGAACTGGAGAAACAGATCACCAAGCTGGAGAGCACCACCGGCACGGTCACGCTGAACACGGTCCCCCCACAGACCAACGCCGATGCCCGCGCGCTGCCGGAAAGCGTGAACCTGACCCTGCAATGCGCCAGCGGCGCGATCACGCTGGAGAACCTCAACTTTCCCAATAGCGCGGTTTTCCCCTGGTCCCTGGCGACGTGCGGCGACACCACGCTGCGCATCCGCTACTCGGACTTCGAGCTGACTCGCCAATGGACCGGCGCGCGCGGCTTCATCGACTTCCTCAAGGAGTTTGCCAGCGGCGGACACCGCTATACGCCCGCCGACTTCCCGGACCAGAAGACGCTGCTGTCGGTTGCCGACGTTCAATGGATCGTGGTCACCTATCGCCAGCAGGGCCAGGCGCCGCTGCAGAGCGCGTTCGCCGAGGCGGATCGCCTGGCGGCCCAACTGCAAGAGATCAAGACGCGGCTGGCTGAACTGCAACCCGGTACCGCGCCCGGATCGTCCATGCCCGTGCCAGCCCCGGCAAGCCCGGTGCCGCAGCGTATCGTGTCCTATTGCATGGGTCCCGTTAACAGCGTGGATCTTTATATGCCGGCCCCAGAGGCTGCGCCGGAGGCCAAACCGGCTCCCGCGGCGAAACCGCCAGCCGTCAAGCGGGCGCCAACACCGGCACCGGCCAAGGCCGCCAGCAGCGCACGAGGCCCCTACGCGGTACAGGTCGGCATCTTCTCGCACCCGGAGTCCGTGCGCGCCACGCTGAAGAAGAACGGCTATACCGTCCAGGAATCCGACATCACGCTGCGGGGCGACAAATACCGCAAGATCTGGATAGACGGCTACGCCACCCGGGAAGCCGCCCAGGCGGCGGCGGCCAGGATAGGCGCCTTGCTCAAGCTGAAGCCGGAAGTGCTGCGGCAGGACGCCGAGCGGTAG
- a CDS encoding tyrosine-type recombinase/integrase: protein MDHTLATAPYPSALPASARPPIDGVSETGHTDDDSGVDENPTYETVMQAYQASGKDTERFRYSRLQLDRFFKGRALRSLRRATVQRYITLRQAAGVSPATINRELDDLSAAINWYNFLHELNLPNALVGMSLPVPEGRTRWITRGEAQRMISVAEAMAVRPHLPSFIQLALHTGCRRNELLKLRLQRVRTEEGLITLESEDTKTKKHRIIPLNAPALEALNKMAAWRAEHCPTSPWVFPSPRDHTKPLSTIQKGFRSLCTKANIDDFRIHDLRHTCASWLVMAGVPLLVVRDLLGHSSIEMTERYAHLAPNQVYDAMRRLEEAWHRSSGPIVNA from the coding sequence ATGGACCATACTCTCGCAACAGCTCCATACCCCTCCGCCCTCCCAGCGTCCGCCCGTCCGCCGATCGATGGCGTGAGTGAAACTGGACACACCGATGACGACAGTGGCGTCGACGAGAATCCGACATACGAGACCGTGATGCAGGCCTACCAGGCCTCGGGCAAGGACACGGAGAGATTCAGGTATAGCCGGCTGCAGCTTGACCGCTTCTTCAAGGGCCGCGCACTTCGCAGTCTGCGCCGTGCGACCGTCCAACGCTACATCACGCTCCGCCAAGCCGCTGGGGTAAGCCCGGCGACCATCAACCGCGAGCTGGATGACCTCAGCGCCGCGATCAACTGGTACAACTTCCTACACGAGCTCAACCTGCCCAACGCTCTGGTGGGCATGTCTCTGCCAGTTCCAGAAGGTAGGACACGCTGGATAACGAGGGGTGAAGCCCAGCGAATGATCTCGGTAGCCGAGGCCATGGCAGTGCGACCACACCTTCCGTCGTTTATCCAGTTGGCATTGCACACCGGGTGCCGCCGAAACGAATTGCTTAAACTCCGCCTGCAACGCGTTAGGACCGAGGAAGGTCTCATAACGCTTGAAAGCGAGGATACCAAGACCAAAAAGCATCGGATCATCCCGTTGAACGCGCCGGCGCTTGAGGCTCTCAATAAAATGGCCGCGTGGCGCGCGGAGCACTGCCCCACGTCGCCTTGGGTCTTCCCCTCTCCGCGGGACCACACGAAGCCCCTGAGCACCATTCAGAAGGGCTTCCGATCCCTCTGCACCAAAGCCAACATCGACGACTTCAGGATCCACGACCTTCGGCACACTTGCGCCTCTTGGTTGGTTATGGCTGGCGTGCCGCTGCTGGTCGTTCGAGACCTCCTTGGCCACTCCTCGATCGAGATGACCGAGCGATATGCACACCTGGCACCGAACCAGGTCTACGATGCCATGCGTCGACTTGAAGAGGCCTGGCATCGGAGCAGCGGGCCCATCGTCAATGCGTAA
- a CDS encoding DUF4400 domain-containing protein, with translation MASKERPAGEDAVRAFFWPIHAALHLAVWLVIVMFLSVVASLAVAVGLQSEQAPSRYMGDLVEYYLDQAPNKQVANDVAGVSRALVFGWPGVATALSSEANPAAPSLLGGALQRSTRGQGRELILVTMHAVELLGVRLMLLFSALPALALLLAVALIDGLVARYVRRECGGHESATRHTRAKRLLNRGIVPMVAVVWLIVPAPMSLAMFFFPVAVGGAGLVWVMAKYFKKYL, from the coding sequence GTGGCTTCTAAAGAAAGACCCGCGGGAGAGGATGCCGTACGTGCATTCTTTTGGCCGATTCATGCTGCCCTTCACCTTGCGGTGTGGCTTGTCATCGTCATGTTCCTCTCAGTCGTGGCATCCCTTGCGGTTGCGGTAGGTCTGCAGAGCGAGCAGGCGCCGTCAAGGTACATGGGCGATCTGGTCGAGTACTACCTTGATCAAGCACCAAATAAGCAGGTTGCGAACGACGTGGCCGGGGTCTCGCGTGCGCTTGTGTTCGGTTGGCCGGGTGTGGCCACCGCCTTGTCCAGTGAGGCGAACCCTGCGGCTCCAAGCCTGTTGGGAGGGGCTCTGCAAAGATCTACGCGTGGGCAGGGGCGAGAACTCATATTGGTGACTATGCATGCCGTGGAGTTGTTGGGCGTGCGACTCATGCTGCTCTTTAGTGCGTTGCCAGCCCTCGCTCTGCTTCTTGCTGTCGCGCTAATTGATGGCCTTGTTGCACGCTACGTCCGGCGCGAATGCGGTGGCCATGAATCAGCAACGCGTCATACGCGCGCCAAGCGTCTGCTCAATCGCGGCATCGTTCCAATGGTGGCTGTCGTATGGCTAATCGTGCCCGCGCCAATGTCTCTGGCCATGTTCTTCTTTCCCGTAGCTGTCGGAGGAGCGGGTCTCGTGTGGGTCATGGCCAAGTACTTCAAGAAATATTTGTAA